The following proteins are encoded in a genomic region of Sorangiineae bacterium MSr12523:
- a CDS encoding LysR substrate-binding domain-containing protein, with product MSVLLEMQTFLEIVNRGSLSAAARAMSTVPSTISARLSALEDRLGVALLVRSTRRLRLTDEGERYLVDCRRILDEIERTEACIGRLKGSLRGSLRITAPSDLGRGRLRPILDAFAEEHPRVQIHLHLSDGVVDLVRDGFDVALRTGELEDNRLVARKLARCHRVVCASPSYWSRRPRPLTPADLAEHECLLWMPDGQNHATWMFTTEDRGPLEVRVQGRRSSNDGELVRAWALEGLGIALKSFWAVERDLESGKLESVLNRYVRAADLYAVYPSRRHLPSRARALIDHLASAFATP from the coding sequence ATGAGCGTCCTTCTCGAGATGCAGACCTTCCTGGAGATCGTGAACCGCGGAAGCCTCAGCGCGGCGGCGAGGGCCATGTCCACCGTGCCCTCGACCATCAGCGCGCGCCTCTCCGCCCTGGAAGATCGCCTGGGCGTGGCCCTGCTCGTGCGCAGCACGCGCCGGCTCCGCCTCACGGACGAGGGCGAGCGCTACCTGGTCGACTGCCGGCGCATCCTCGACGAGATCGAGCGCACCGAGGCGTGCATCGGCCGCCTGAAGGGCTCGCTGCGCGGAAGCCTGCGCATCACCGCCCCCTCCGACCTAGGGCGTGGGCGGCTGCGCCCGATCCTCGATGCCTTTGCCGAGGAGCACCCGCGCGTCCAGATCCACCTTCACCTGTCGGACGGAGTCGTGGATCTGGTGCGCGATGGTTTCGACGTGGCCTTGCGCACGGGCGAGCTCGAAGACAATCGCTTGGTGGCGCGCAAACTCGCCCGCTGCCACCGCGTGGTCTGTGCCTCACCGAGCTACTGGTCCCGCCGTCCACGCCCGCTCACCCCCGCGGATCTAGCCGAGCATGAATGCCTGCTCTGGATGCCTGACGGGCAAAATCACGCCACGTGGATGTTCACGACCGAGGATCGCGGGCCGCTCGAAGTGCGTGTTCAAGGGCGCCGCAGCTCGAACGATGGGGAGCTCGTGCGAGCGTGGGCGCTCGAGGGATTGGGGATTGCTCTCAAGTCCTTCTGGGCCGTGGAGCGCGATCTGGAATCGGGCAAATTGGAGTCCGTATTGAATCGATACGTGCGCGCGGCTGACTTATACGCCGTCTATCCAAGTCGACGTCATCTTCCGAGCCGCGCGCGGGCCCTGATCGACCATTTGGCATCGGCGTTCGCTACTCCTTAG
- a CDS encoding SDR family oxidoreductase, translating to MTKRKKVALMVGARGIIGSHLIDHLVEAGEWDVVGLSRRGGVSTDRVRHIAVDLLDADQTRQKLRDLTDVTHVFYTAFQDRPTWAELVAPNLSMLVHVVEAIEPVAKGLEHVSLMQGTKVYGAHLGPFKTPARESDPPHMPPEFNVDQQQFLEARQKGQSWTWSALRPPMVCGFALGVPMNLAMVIAIYATMSKELGVPLRFPGKRGAYDNLLEVVDAGLLARATVWAATDPRCANQVFNINNGDLFRWSEMWPKIARFFELEVAPPLPMPLAVVMADKEAVWNSIVEKYGLERHSFAEVSSWRFGDGIFSADYDMIADASKARRFGFHEFVDTEEMFTRVFTDFRRRKVIP from the coding sequence ATGACGAAACGAAAGAAAGTCGCATTGATGGTAGGCGCTCGCGGCATCATTGGCAGCCATTTGATTGATCACCTCGTCGAGGCCGGCGAGTGGGATGTCGTTGGCCTGTCCCGACGCGGCGGGGTTTCGACGGACCGTGTGCGCCACATTGCGGTCGATTTGCTCGACGCCGACCAGACGCGGCAAAAGCTTCGCGACCTCACGGACGTGACGCACGTGTTTTACACCGCCTTCCAGGACCGGCCGACCTGGGCCGAGCTGGTGGCGCCCAATTTGAGCATGCTCGTTCACGTGGTCGAGGCCATCGAACCGGTGGCCAAGGGGCTCGAGCACGTGAGCCTGATGCAGGGCACGAAGGTATATGGCGCGCACTTGGGGCCGTTCAAGACGCCCGCGCGCGAGAGCGATCCGCCGCACATGCCGCCGGAATTCAATGTGGATCAGCAGCAATTCCTGGAAGCGCGCCAGAAGGGCCAATCATGGACTTGGTCCGCACTCCGGCCGCCCATGGTGTGCGGCTTCGCGCTCGGGGTCCCGATGAACTTGGCCATGGTCATCGCCATCTACGCCACCATGTCCAAGGAACTCGGTGTGCCTCTGCGCTTTCCCGGCAAGCGCGGCGCCTACGACAATCTATTGGAGGTGGTCGACGCCGGGTTGCTTGCACGCGCCACCGTTTGGGCCGCCACCGATCCAAGGTGCGCCAACCAGGTATTCAACATCAACAACGGAGACCTTTTCCGATGGAGCGAGATGTGGCCCAAGATCGCGCGCTTCTTCGAGCTGGAGGTGGCGCCGCCATTGCCGATGCCCCTTGCCGTGGTGATGGCCGACAAAGAGGCAGTATGGAACTCCATCGTGGAGAAGTACGGACTCGAGCGCCACTCGTTCGCCGAGGTGTCGTCCTGGCGCTTCGGCGACGGCATCTTCTCGGCGGACTACGACATGATCGCCGACGCCTCCAAAGCGCGCCGCTTCGGGTTCCATGAATTCGTGGATACCGAAGAAATGTTCACGCGCGTCTTTACCGACTTCCGGCGGCGTAAGGTCATTCCCTAA
- a CDS encoding ABC-2 family transporter protein translates to MRRYLHLLAAQIRTSTLLGLQYRVDFVLDGIIEIFWALTAIVPLFIVFSKRESVAGWSFGESLLVVAWFTLLTGVLEGAIHPSLAAVVEHVRKGTLDFVLLKPADAQFLVSTARFQPWRAVNAVTAMILFVLAFRKIGHGPTPWGIAGALALLAAAMVILYSLGILTVSAAFHVVRVDNLSQLFSSIFDAARWPVAVFRGALRLVFTFVIPLALMTTYPSLALLGRLPWHAFVLSFVVAIVFAAGSRAIWLRAISQYTSAGG, encoded by the coding sequence ATGCGCCGTTACCTGCACCTGCTCGCCGCCCAGATTCGCACGTCCACCTTGCTCGGACTGCAATACCGCGTCGACTTCGTGCTCGACGGCATTATCGAGATCTTCTGGGCGCTCACCGCGATCGTCCCACTCTTCATCGTCTTCAGCAAACGAGAGTCCGTCGCCGGATGGAGCTTCGGCGAGTCGCTGCTGGTGGTAGCGTGGTTCACGCTGCTCACCGGCGTGCTCGAGGGGGCGATCCATCCGAGCCTCGCCGCGGTCGTCGAACACGTTCGAAAGGGGACGCTCGACTTCGTGTTGCTCAAGCCTGCCGATGCACAATTTCTCGTCAGCACCGCGCGGTTTCAACCGTGGCGCGCCGTCAATGCGGTCACCGCCATGATCCTTTTCGTTCTCGCTTTCCGCAAAATCGGCCATGGCCCGACGCCGTGGGGTATCGCAGGCGCCCTGGCACTCCTCGCGGCCGCGATGGTCATCCTATATTCGCTGGGAATTCTCACCGTAAGCGCCGCCTTCCACGTAGTTCGCGTCGACAACCTGTCCCAGCTTTTCAGCTCCATCTTCGATGCGGCGCGCTGGCCGGTTGCGGTATTCCGCGGCGCCCTTCGCCTGGTCTTCACTTTCGTGATCCCGCTCGCGCTGATGACGACGTACCCGTCGCTGGCCTTGCTGGGCAGATTGCCGTGGCACGCCTTCGTGCTCTCGTTCGTCGTGGCCATCGTATTTGCCGCCGGCTCGAGGGCCATTTGGTTGCGTGCGATATCGCAGTACACATCGGCGGGAGGCTGA
- a CDS encoding NAD(P)-dependent oxidoreductase has product MTHDIHRILLTGGAGYIGSVLVRQMLEQGHHVTVLDNFVAQPSGLLDCCAFPNFDVVRGDARDERLVPELVRKHDTIIPLAALVGSRICDIEPIAAESTMSRGIKLLLDHASPSQRFLYPATNSGYGVGKGDEPCTEESPLSPVSLYGRLKVEGEERILAHANGLAFRLATVFGVSPRMRRDLLVNDYVYRAVHDGTVVFFEGHRRRNFIHIRDVGRAFLHGLEHFETMKGRAYNVGLDDANLTRPQVCEAIRRHVPSFVYIEAPSGHDPDLRDCVVSSARIASTGFRPMCSLDQGIRQLVKCFTILPRAPYANA; this is encoded by the coding sequence ATGACCCACGACATACATCGCATCCTGCTGACCGGTGGCGCCGGTTACATCGGCTCGGTGCTGGTCCGGCAGATGCTCGAGCAAGGCCACCACGTGACGGTGCTCGATAACTTCGTCGCGCAGCCATCGGGGCTGCTCGACTGTTGCGCCTTTCCCAACTTCGACGTCGTCCGAGGCGACGCGCGCGACGAGCGTCTCGTGCCCGAGCTCGTACGAAAGCACGATACCATCATTCCTCTGGCCGCCTTGGTGGGATCGAGGATTTGCGATATCGAACCCATTGCTGCCGAGAGCACCATGTCCCGGGGGATCAAGCTACTTCTCGATCATGCTTCGCCGTCTCAGCGATTTCTGTATCCTGCGACCAATAGCGGATACGGCGTGGGCAAGGGCGATGAGCCATGCACCGAGGAGAGCCCGCTCTCACCCGTGTCTTTGTACGGCCGATTGAAGGTCGAGGGGGAAGAGCGGATCTTGGCGCATGCCAATGGTCTCGCGTTCCGCCTGGCGACGGTGTTCGGCGTCTCGCCCCGCATGCGGCGCGATCTCTTGGTGAACGACTACGTCTACCGCGCGGTGCACGACGGGACGGTGGTGTTCTTCGAGGGGCACCGCCGGCGCAATTTCATTCACATCCGCGACGTGGGGCGCGCGTTCCTGCACGGCCTCGAGCATTTCGAAACGATGAAGGGCCGCGCGTACAACGTCGGGCTCGACGATGCGAACCTCACGCGACCGCAGGTCTGTGAAGCGATCCGGCGGCACGTGCCTTCCTTCGTGTACATCGAGGCTCCTTCCGGTCACGACCCCGACCTACGCGATTGCGTCGTTTCCAGCGCGCGCATCGCTTCGACCGGGTTTCGTCCAATGTGCTCGCTCGACCAGGGCATTCGTCAGCTCGTGAAGTGCTTCACCATTCTGCCGCGCGCCCCCTACGCCAATGCATGA
- a CDS encoding aminotransferase class III-fold pyridoxal phosphate-dependent enzyme: MNAAQKKYLEQFIDTYVDRTRASRLRREQSVAMSDPRSSSGFASGSAPEVRDFWLASKALRYSLVGVRADGARVWDLDGNEYIDFGFGFGVHFFGHRPRFLLDAMSMRLVRGAPMGLQSEDAAENAAGISALTGDERIAFCNSGTEAVMIAVRLARAATGRMKIALFAGSYHGSYDDVLGGIPSALGLGAGHRGAALVLKYGDPESLRAIEEHAYELGAVLVEPVQSRNLEVPPHGFLRELRALTAARGIALIFDDVMLGFRVHQGGSQAYFGIHADLATYGKVIGGGMPMGVVAGKAEYLNFIDGGPWRFEGNDYPKVDKIWFAGTFNKNPLTMATAKAMIGRLRFEGNALQEGLNRRTSTFTERLGAWLERESFPVRIARYGSMFRFILPPHGALLVQHLHMRGIYTWEGMLFFVSPAHSEADLQLFEDAVKDSLLTMRRAGYLV, translated from the coding sequence ATGAACGCCGCCCAGAAGAAATACCTGGAACAGTTCATCGATACGTACGTCGATAGGACGCGTGCATCGCGCCTCCGCCGCGAGCAAAGTGTGGCCATGAGCGACCCGCGGTCGTCGAGCGGCTTCGCGTCGGGATCCGCGCCAGAGGTTCGCGATTTTTGGCTTGCGAGCAAGGCTCTGCGCTACTCGCTGGTGGGCGTGCGCGCCGACGGGGCACGCGTTTGGGATCTCGATGGAAACGAGTACATCGATTTTGGTTTTGGCTTCGGGGTCCATTTCTTCGGACACCGACCACGGTTTCTTCTGGACGCGATGAGCATGCGGCTCGTTCGAGGGGCGCCGATGGGACTTCAATCGGAGGACGCGGCCGAGAACGCGGCGGGCATTTCTGCTCTTACCGGCGACGAGCGCATTGCCTTTTGCAATTCGGGCACGGAGGCGGTGATGATTGCGGTGCGCCTCGCACGTGCGGCGACGGGCCGCATGAAGATCGCGCTTTTCGCGGGCTCGTACCACGGGTCGTACGATGACGTCCTCGGCGGGATTCCGTCCGCGCTGGGGCTCGGGGCCGGTCATCGGGGGGCCGCCCTCGTTTTGAAATACGGTGATCCCGAGAGCCTTCGGGCCATCGAGGAACACGCGTACGAGCTCGGCGCCGTTTTGGTCGAGCCGGTCCAATCGAGAAACCTCGAGGTGCCTCCACATGGCTTCTTGCGAGAGCTGCGCGCCCTCACCGCCGCGCGTGGCATTGCGCTGATCTTCGACGACGTGATGCTCGGGTTTCGCGTTCATCAGGGAGGAAGCCAAGCCTACTTCGGTATTCACGCCGACCTTGCGACCTATGGAAAAGTGATCGGAGGGGGGATGCCCATGGGGGTCGTGGCCGGGAAGGCCGAGTATCTGAACTTCATCGACGGTGGCCCCTGGCGCTTCGAAGGCAACGACTATCCCAAGGTCGACAAGATTTGGTTCGCGGGCACGTTCAACAAGAACCCGCTGACGATGGCGACCGCGAAAGCGATGATCGGGCGCCTCCGGTTCGAGGGAAACGCCCTTCAGGAGGGCCTGAATCGGCGGACCTCGACGTTCACCGAGAGACTCGGAGCATGGCTCGAACGTGAATCGTTCCCCGTGCGGATCGCGCGCTATGGGTCCATGTTCCGATTCATCCTGCCGCCGCACGGCGCCCTTTTGGTTCAGCACTTGCACATGCGCGGAATCTACACGTGGGAAGGCATGCTCTTCTTCGTTTCTCCTGCCCACTCGGAGGCTGATCTGCAGTTGTTCGAGGATGCCGTCAAAGACAGCCTCCTCACCATGCGTCGCGCCGGGTATCTCGTTTGA
- a CDS encoding amino acid adenylation domain-containing protein, with protein MRRQQLEAAAPAQRRILHPDERGQQLECLVQRASLMMGPEQAVHRLFAAQAVRSPDAEAVVGGGASLSYRELDHRSNEIAAQLRRARVGPDVVVGLCTERSIDMVAALLGILKAGGAYLYLDPQHPRERLAFMCQDTHTKVVLASAAARAAIQNEIAAQWLPIEASFEDDGARVPVSPSDLAYVVYTSGSTGRPKGVAIEHRALSYLTRALVDAFDVRATDRVLQFASPSWDTMVEEVFPTLVVGGTLILRGADMIESKALIAGCAANRVTIVDLPTAIWHRLTSALEEDELALPVTLRTVVIGGEPASPDRVAAWHAHARPDIRLVNSYGLSEAAAVCTIAELTRTEPEIVIGLPLPHVEVTIRNARLEPVSIDVIGEICIGGEGLARGYVNRPEDTASRFVHVGGQRIYRSGDSGYRRADGQFVCTGRLDDQIKVGGVRIEPGEIEAVFRRHRGVAEVAVRVHATGVDKHLVAHVVLRDSSNHRDILEHVRAHLPPAMVPEIMLYGALPLTASGKIDREKLRYEEPVEAALCSLASAVLGGNGLGPADDFFEAGGNSLRASSFIIRARRELGLDISFEQMLRARTMGAIASVTTRVRGRESSRIEPCKPEQAGTPSLAQEWYWRIGQHTFHSSAAATAYNMSWVLHIRGPLDPNVVESVMTALTMRHETLRTVFAEDTQAGLRARVLPSPRVTLRRIDWAEHRATSDDVTAFAERDAGMAFDLSGALPFRATLIDRGDSVYALVLCIHHIAVDGWSFGILAREAAIAHRAFQRGEEPCFPPLPIVYSDYAVWERAFATSDAAKAQLAYWRRHLHDAPAIVALPFDRPRPLERAFRGGRIRRVWSGGAWSSVRRLSREQGATPFMILLAMFAASLSGWSGQTDVVIGTPVSGRNRPELEPLVGFFPNTIALRIDLSEEPTFAELVRRVRTVCLGGFANADVSIDQVMAALDVTRLYSVMLTLQHEAIDRPVFEGLELEVEELEQVTGFHDLLLDVEEQGDGAILVWEYNLDIFDGPTVHRMANDFDIRAMRRLETNEPGESP; from the coding sequence CGTGTCGGCCCCGACGTGGTCGTTGGCCTGTGCACGGAGCGGTCGATCGACATGGTCGCCGCGCTGCTGGGGATCTTGAAGGCCGGGGGCGCGTACCTCTATTTGGATCCGCAGCATCCCCGCGAGCGGCTCGCGTTCATGTGCCAGGACACGCACACCAAAGTCGTCCTGGCCTCGGCCGCTGCACGCGCGGCGATACAGAACGAGATCGCCGCGCAATGGCTGCCGATCGAGGCGTCGTTCGAAGATGACGGTGCGCGCGTTCCCGTGTCACCCTCGGATTTGGCGTACGTCGTGTACACCTCCGGATCGACCGGACGTCCGAAGGGGGTCGCTATCGAGCACCGAGCGCTTTCCTACCTGACGCGGGCCCTCGTGGACGCGTTTGACGTGCGGGCGACGGATCGCGTGCTCCAGTTTGCATCCCCGAGCTGGGACACCATGGTCGAGGAGGTCTTTCCCACCTTGGTCGTCGGCGGAACGCTGATCCTGCGCGGTGCGGATATGATCGAATCCAAGGCGCTGATCGCCGGCTGTGCCGCGAACCGTGTCACGATCGTGGATCTGCCCACGGCCATCTGGCACCGTCTGACCTCGGCACTCGAGGAAGACGAGCTCGCGTTGCCGGTGACGCTTCGTACGGTCGTCATTGGCGGAGAACCTGCCTCTCCCGATCGGGTCGCCGCCTGGCATGCGCACGCCCGGCCGGATATCCGCCTGGTGAATAGTTATGGCCTGTCGGAGGCGGCCGCCGTGTGCACCATTGCCGAGCTTACGCGCACCGAACCGGAGATCGTCATCGGCCTACCGCTGCCACACGTCGAGGTGACCATCCGGAACGCACGTCTCGAGCCCGTCTCCATCGACGTCATCGGCGAAATTTGTATTGGCGGTGAAGGTCTCGCCCGCGGCTACGTGAATCGGCCGGAGGACACCGCATCGAGGTTCGTTCATGTCGGCGGCCAGCGGATCTACCGGAGTGGGGACTCGGGCTATCGCCGTGCCGACGGACAATTCGTGTGCACGGGAAGGCTCGACGACCAAATCAAGGTGGGGGGTGTACGCATCGAGCCCGGTGAGATCGAGGCCGTCTTCCGCCGGCACCGCGGTGTCGCCGAGGTTGCCGTACGGGTGCACGCGACGGGAGTGGACAAGCATCTCGTGGCGCATGTCGTTCTTCGTGATTCGTCGAATCATCGTGACATTCTCGAACATGTCCGCGCCCATCTTCCTCCGGCCATGGTCCCCGAGATCATGCTTTACGGAGCGCTGCCGCTCACGGCAAGCGGCAAGATCGATCGCGAGAAGCTGCGTTACGAGGAGCCCGTCGAGGCAGCTCTCTGTTCGCTGGCCAGCGCCGTCTTGGGCGGCAATGGGCTTGGCCCGGCCGACGACTTTTTCGAGGCCGGGGGCAACTCACTGCGCGCGTCGAGCTTCATCATCCGCGCCCGGCGCGAGCTAGGTTTGGACATCTCGTTCGAGCAGATGCTCCGCGCGCGAACCATGGGTGCAATTGCCTCCGTGACGACCCGGGTCCGGGGGCGCGAAAGCTCCCGCATCGAACCATGCAAACCGGAACAGGCTGGAACTCCGTCGCTCGCGCAGGAGTGGTATTGGCGCATCGGCCAGCATACCTTCCACTCGTCCGCCGCGGCCACGGCGTACAACATGTCGTGGGTCCTCCACATACGGGGTCCGCTCGACCCGAATGTCGTCGAAAGCGTCATGACCGCGCTCACCATGCGTCATGAAACGCTGCGAACCGTCTTTGCCGAGGACACGCAGGCGGGGTTGCGTGCGCGCGTCCTTCCGAGTCCGCGCGTGACCTTGCGCCGGATCGATTGGGCCGAGCACCGGGCAACCTCCGATGACGTGACGGCGTTCGCCGAGCGCGATGCGGGGATGGCTTTCGATCTTTCGGGCGCGCTGCCGTTTCGCGCCACGCTGATCGATCGTGGGGACTCCGTGTACGCGCTCGTCCTATGCATTCACCACATCGCCGTGGACGGGTGGTCCTTTGGAATTTTGGCTCGGGAGGCGGCCATCGCGCATCGAGCCTTCCAGCGTGGCGAAGAGCCGTGCTTTCCACCGCTCCCCATCGTGTACTCGGATTACGCCGTGTGGGAACGCGCCTTCGCGACCTCCGACGCCGCGAAGGCGCAACTCGCGTACTGGCGGCGGCATCTCCACGATGCACCCGCCATCGTCGCGCTCCCGTTCGACCGCCCGCGCCCGCTGGAGCGCGCATTTCGTGGCGGTCGAATTCGACGCGTCTGGTCGGGCGGCGCGTGGTCCTCCGTCCGGAGGCTTTCGCGCGAACAGGGGGCCACGCCCTTCATGATTCTCCTCGCCATGTTCGCGGCATCGCTCTCGGGCTGGTCCGGCCAGACCGACGTCGTCATCGGCACGCCCGTTTCGGGCCGCAATCGGCCCGAGCTCGAGCCGCTCGTGGGGTTCTTCCCGAATACGATTGCGCTGCGCATCGATCTTTCGGAGGAGCCGACCTTCGCCGAACTCGTTCGCCGCGTCCGCACCGTTTGCCTGGGAGGCTTTGCGAATGCCGACGTATCCATCGACCAAGTCATGGCCGCGCTGGATGTCACTCGCCTCTACAGCGTCATGCTCACGCTCCAGCACGAGGCGATCGATCGACCCGTTTTCGAAGGCCTGGAGCTCGAGGTCGAAGAACTGGAGCAGGTGACCGGGTTCCACGATCTCCTACTCGACGTCGAGGAGCAGGGGGACGGCGCCATTCTCGTGTGGGAGTACAATTTGGATATTTTCGATGGGCCGACGGTCCATCGAATGGCGAACGATTTCGACATCCGAGCCATGAGGCGGCTCGAGACGAACGAGCCAGGGGAGAGCCCATGA
- a CDS encoding ABC-2 family transporter protein, which produces MSVRSTARALPTMLRVAFAEAVAYRAEVLVWMLATTMPLIMLALWLAVAREGPVGRLGETELIAYFLSTFIVRQFTGSWACWQINTEVRDGTLAMRLLRPVHPMLAYAAEQLVSVPVRGIFSLPIAIAGLIWLGTAPFPHDPLVWMGWALSMLGAWLISLFVNFIVGCSSLFLESSLKIMDIWLALFFVFSGYLIPVELFPPIVRAIGDWLPFRYQIGLPVELMTGVYDRAASLTMLGRQWLMVVVLGAFTAFVWRRGIGRFAAYGG; this is translated from the coding sequence ATGAGCGTCCGCAGCACGGCCCGCGCGCTTCCCACCATGTTGCGCGTGGCTTTTGCGGAGGCGGTGGCGTACCGCGCTGAGGTACTCGTATGGATGCTCGCCACAACGATGCCGCTCATCATGCTCGCGCTCTGGCTTGCCGTGGCACGCGAAGGGCCCGTGGGACGATTGGGTGAGACCGAGTTGATAGCCTACTTCCTATCGACGTTCATCGTGCGTCAATTCACGGGTTCATGGGCCTGTTGGCAAATCAACACCGAAGTGCGCGACGGCACCTTGGCGATGCGCCTCTTGCGGCCCGTCCATCCCATGCTGGCCTACGCCGCCGAGCAATTGGTCTCGGTACCGGTACGCGGCATCTTCTCGTTGCCTATCGCCATCGCGGGCCTCATCTGGTTGGGCACGGCGCCTTTCCCACACGATCCCCTGGTGTGGATGGGCTGGGCGCTCTCCATGTTGGGTGCCTGGCTCATTAGTCTGTTCGTCAATTTCATCGTCGGATGCTCCTCTCTCTTTTTGGAGAGCAGCCTCAAGATCATGGATATCTGGCTGGCTCTTTTTTTCGTGTTCAGCGGATACCTGATCCCCGTCGAGCTGTTTCCACCCATCGTTCGAGCCATCGGAGACTGGCTCCCCTTTCGGTACCAGATCGGTTTGCCCGTCGAGCTCATGACCGGCGTCTACGACCGTGCGGCCTCGCTCACGATGCTCGGCCGACAATGGCTCATGGTGGTCGTTCTCGGCGCCTTCACCGCATTCGTTTGGCGGCGCGGCATCGGACGCTTCGCGGCTTACGGAGGCTAG
- a CDS encoding NIPSNAP family protein, whose protein sequence is MFIEVRTYTLHCGKIPEFYSLYESQGLEKHARTQGNLIGVFSSEIGELDQITFMVGYDDLKQRSERRAQLYADPDWQRYADRVRPLITRQENKILIPARFSPLR, encoded by the coding sequence ATGTTCATCGAGGTGCGGACGTACACGCTTCATTGCGGCAAAATCCCTGAATTTTATTCTTTGTACGAGTCCCAAGGGCTCGAGAAGCACGCCCGAACGCAGGGAAATCTCATCGGGGTGTTCTCGTCGGAAATTGGCGAACTGGATCAAATCACGTTCATGGTCGGCTACGACGACCTGAAACAGCGTTCCGAGCGCCGCGCCCAATTGTATGCCGATCCGGATTGGCAGAGGTATGCCGATCGCGTGCGCCCGCTCATCACGCGGCAGGAGAACAAGATTCTCATCCCCGCGCGCTTCTCCCCATTGCGATAG
- a CDS encoding dihydrodipicolinate synthase family protein: MGEFQGLVAFSVTPTRPDESIDEDRWCTHIDTLIEAGVDGVAIFGSTGSIGSFTEAERRRVAEVITKHVARRVPVAIGTGAITTAEAVRLSEHAEKSGADAILVVPITYWPLNEAELCAHYRAIAAATHVPIFAYNSPVLTGVDMTPNIIVRLCEDGRVQYLKESARDLLRIPHIKEATDGRLRIFGGRDDSIVEALRLGATGWTSGAVNIVPRACRRLFTLANGSQELSATHLLQRRLTPLMSFLMDKGHVSVCHTALEILGRPVGAPRRPILPLAGKDRVQLEAILRTLEEDL, translated from the coding sequence ATGGGTGAATTCCAAGGACTCGTCGCCTTTTCGGTGACGCCGACCCGCCCGGACGAATCCATCGACGAAGACCGATGGTGCACACACATCGACACGCTCATCGAGGCCGGCGTCGATGGAGTCGCCATTTTCGGCAGCACGGGATCCATTGGCTCGTTCACCGAGGCCGAGCGCCGTCGTGTCGCCGAGGTGATCACGAAACACGTCGCGCGCCGCGTTCCCGTGGCCATTGGCACGGGCGCCATCACCACGGCCGAGGCCGTGCGCCTTTCCGAACACGCGGAGAAATCCGGCGCCGACGCCATTCTGGTCGTGCCCATTACGTATTGGCCATTGAACGAGGCCGAACTCTGCGCCCACTACCGCGCCATTGCCGCCGCCACGCATGTTCCCATTTTTGCGTACAACAGCCCCGTGCTCACCGGCGTGGACATGACGCCGAACATCATCGTGCGCCTCTGCGAAGACGGCCGGGTGCAATACCTCAAAGAGAGCGCCCGCGATCTTCTGCGCATCCCACATATCAAAGAGGCCACCGACGGCCGCCTGCGCATCTTCGGCGGCCGCGACGACTCCATCGTCGAAGCCCTGCGCCTCGGCGCCACCGGCTGGACCTCCGGCGCCGTCAACATCGTCCCCCGCGCCTGCCGCCGTCTTTTCACTCTTGCGAACGGGTCGCAAGAACTATCCGCGACCCATTTGCTGCAGCGCCGCCTGACCCCTCTCATGTCCTTCCTCATGGACAAGGGCCACGTCAGCGTCTGCCACACGGCACTTGAAATCCTGGGCCGCCCCGTCGGTGCCCCCCGCCGTCCGATTCTGCCCCTCGCCGGCAAAGACCGCGTCCAGCTCGAGGCAATATTGAGAACCCTTGAGGAGGACCTTTAG